In Cloacibacterium caeni, a single window of DNA contains:
- a CDS encoding DUF2281 domain-containing protein, with the protein MELTTLQKINNLIKDLPDYLAEELLEYIEYLVYKFHKDEDLSDEQKRVILRGLEDIKYGRSHLDIPAETE; encoded by the coding sequence ATGGAATTAACCACATTACAAAAAATTAATAATCTGATAAAAGATTTGCCAGATTATTTAGCAGAGGAATTATTGGAGTATATAGAATACTTGGTATATAAATTTCACAAAGACGAAGATTTAAGTGACGAACAAAAAAGAGTAATACTGAGAGGTCTAGAAGACATAAAGTATGGCAGAAGTCATTTAGATATTCCGGCAGAGACAGAGTAA